The DNA window CGCGCCGTGCCTGGCATCAATTGCGCCAAACCGCGTGCGCCGACCGGTGAAACCGCGTCGGCCCGCCACCTGCTTTCTTGCCAGACAACCGCTTCGATCAAGGCCGGGCTAAGGTCGAACCTACCCGCCAGCTCTTGCACTTTTGCCACATATTGCGCCGGAACCAGCCCGGCTTGCGCAGCGGCATTGGCAATGGCTTGCGGCGGCACATGAAAGTCCGCAGCCAATTCCACCAGCTCAGCATCAGCAATAATGTCGGCTGATGCAAGGTTCGCATCGGGCACAGAGATAGAGCCGCCAGCAATCCAGCGCGCGCCATCATCATTGATTTCCATAACGTCCGCAGATGCCTGCACTGACGTAATGGCCAGCCCGATCCCGAAAGACAGGCGGACCAATGTTTTGAGAATCATCAAAACCTCCGTCCAATCCCCTTGCGCACACTACATGACAGTGCGGTGACAGCAAGCTGAACCAATGTGACGAAGATTTTGGAGCAATTGTGGTTGCGACGATTTTATGGTGTGTTTTCAGTTACAAAATCAATTGCAGCGGCGGCCCGGGGTGCCCCGACTTAATATCAGCGCGCGGCCATCCGCGTTGGTGAACCGAATTCCTCGGCCCCCAACATTGCCAGGGCGCGATATGCCAGACGCCGCGAATCGATCCATTCTCCCTCTGCCGTTTCCAGCCGTTAGTGGGTTTCGCTGCACGCATCTGCTTCAAACATCGCCTTGGCCTCGCCAGTGCACCCTTCCCTTGCGAGCGCGACTCCCAGATTAATCAACCGGGCCGGATCGTCTTGCTCGAGGGTATCATTGGCCTCGATCCGTTCAATAGCAGCCTGGTTGTCGAGCGCCGCCAATTCTTCAAACGCGACGTCGACCGACTGGTCGGCATGGCCGGCAGGCTGGAGCAAAGACAAGGCTGCGAGCGCGATTCCAAGGGTCATGATTTCTCTCCATCGGTTCTGATTGAATAGAAATTGCGCGCCCGCAGCCCAAACTGCAACAAAAATGAAATATTGTCATCAAAGTGTAATATTCTGCTTTCGAAGCGACTCCAAGATTTGGCACAAATCAAATTCCGCAACCTCGCAAACACCAGTTTCCCCCTGTCATATTTGACACATTTCAGACCCGTTAAGTCATTTACATCAAACCGAAATATAGCAGCAAAACTGTCACGAAAGCCGCCTAGCTGACGAGTCGCGATAACGAATTCGCGTTATCTGATTCATCGGATTTTTAGGGGGTCTCGTTCCCGTGACACATATTTATCGTTCCTTGATCATTGGCTGTAGCGCGCTGGCACTGGCTGGCTGCGGCGCAGAAGAAATCGCCTCTCCCGGTACGGGCGGCAACATTACCATTAACAACCCGCCAACCCCGACACCCACGCCGACACCGACTGGCACTGCGACGGTCACAGCGGCGGCAGGTTGCCCGACAATCAGCGACCCAGCCGGCCTGACAGATGAAGGGACCATCTCTGGTCCCACCGGCGAATACCGTGTCTGCGCATTGCCGGCACGGTTCACGGCTTCGGCCAATTTGCCCTATATCAAGGGCCTGCTTTACCGCATGAATGGCCGCGTTGATGTCGGCACCGACGGCGGCCCTGCGCCGGACACATCGGATGGCTTGAGTGATACCAATGTCCAATTGAACATCGAACCCGGCGTGATTGTCTATGCCAGCGGCTCGTCTTTCCTGATGGTCAACCGCGGCAACCGGATCAACGCAGCCGGCACATCGGCCCGTCCGATTATCTTCACCAGCCGCGACAATGTCCTTGGCCTCAACAATGAAAATTCATCGGGCCAATGGGGCGGAATTGTGCTTGGCGGCCGCGCACCGGTGACCGATTGTATTGCACCAGCCGCAGTACCGGGCAGCGTGAACTGCGAGCGGCAGGTGGAAGGCGCAGCGCAGCCGGCCATTTTTGGCGGCGCAACCACCACCGACAATTCGGGCACGCTCAGCTTTGTTCAAATCCGCTATTCCGGATTCGTTCTGTCGGGCGACAACGAATTGCAATCCTTGACCACTGGCGGAACCGGCACCGGCACAACTTTCAACAACGTCATGAGCTACAACAGCTCTGACGATGGCGTCGAATTCTTTGGCGGCTTCGTCAATATGAAAGGCCTTGTTGTGGTCGGGGCAGAAGACGATTCGATCGACACTGACACCGGCGTTAAAGCCAATTTGCAATATGTTGTGGCTGTCCAACGTAGCGAAGTGGGTGACGGGATTATCGAAGCCGACTCAAACAACGGCCTTGAGGACCAAACCCCGCGCCAGAACACGCGGATTTCCAACGCGACCTTTATCCAGCGGCGCACCAATGATCAGTCCGTCCGTATCCGTGGCGGAACCGATTATGCACTGCTCAACACCCTGCTGGTTGACGGATCGCAAGGCACAGCCTGTTTGCGCATCGATCTCGCCCAAACCGTGCGCGCGGCCAATGCCGGTCTTGATGATGTCGGCACGCCGATATTCAATTCACTCAACTTGGATTGCGCAACCGACTTCCGGGACGGAAGCGGCGGCGTTACTGCGGCGAATGTCCAGACAATCTTTAACGCGGGCAGCAACAACAACGCGTCCTACGTTAATTCATTGTCCGGTTTTTACCTGAACGGCGCCAATGAAAACGCCTTAGTCGCATTCGATCCAACCACATTGTCGACATTCTTCGACAATGCCGGTTTTGTAGGTGCGGCACGCGGTAACGACACAAGGTTCCTAGGTTGGACCTGCGATTCCGCAGCCATCACTTTCGGCAGCAACACCGGCGCCTGCACGTCGTTGCCGGTTTACTGACATCACAAAGTCAGGCGGGGCCGGTGCAAGATAGCAGCGGCCCCGCTGCCAATTCCAGTCTTTCATGTTTCAGGGCGCAATGCACCGTCCGGCAATCGGGGTTAAACCATGACGCGGTCTTCCAACTTGACCACCCGCCAGCAGATCACAGCTCTGCTGCTTCTTTCCACGGCGCTGACATTCCCAGCGGCAGCATTTGCCCAGGATGCGGGCGCAACGCCAGAGCCCGACTCCCAAGAAGAAGCCGTTGTGGCGCAGCAACCCGAGGAGGAGGTCGAAACCGAAATTTCGATTCCTGGCGGGGAAATCGTGGTGACTGGGCGGCTCAATCGCGATGTCACGCGCAGTTCCACCCAAGTTGTTACAGTTTTGTCGAGCGAGGAAATCGCACGAACCGGAGAAGGCGATATTGCGGGCGCACTGGGCCGCGTCACCGGCTTGTCGGTCCAAGGCAACGGATTTGTGTTTGTGCGGGGATTGGGTGACCGATATTCGCTAGCTTTGCTCAACGGATTGCCACTGCCCTCCCCTCAGCCGCTCAGCCGCGTTGTTCCGCTCGATATTTTCCCGACCAGCATTGTCGCGTCCTCGCTTGTCCAGAAAACCTATTCGGCCAATTTTCCCGGGGAATTTGGCGGCGGTGTTATCAATCTAACCACCCGCGCAGTGCCCGATGAGGGGTTCTTCAAAATCAGCGCGGGCATTAGCGGCGATGAACAGACCACGCTTTCAGCCGGCCTCGATTTCTACGGTTCCGACTACGATTGGGCCGGATTTGATGACGGCACCCGCAATATTCCTCCTGCCCTTCAATCCTTTTTCGACAGCGGTTCGCGGCTGTCCGACTTGGGCGTAGACCAGCAGGAAATTGCCAAGCAATTGGGCAATCCGAACCTGGTTCTGGTTCAAAAGATTCAGCAGATACCGGTCAATTTTTCGGGCGGTCTCACCGCCGGGGATGCGTGGGATTTTGGTTCTGACGGGCGTTTCGGAATTATCGCGAATGCCTCGCTCAACAACAAATGGCGCACGCGATCAATCGTAAAACAGTCGGCGGTCAATTCCGACCTCGATCTTGATAGCGATTTCCGTGATTTTGTGACCGACAACCGGATTTTGGTGAACGGTCTGCTGGGCTTCGGGCTTGAGCTTGGGCAACACAAAATTCGTTTCACAAACCTGTATATTCGCGACAGTTTGAAGCAGTCCCGGCTTTCGACCGGCACAGATTTTCAGGATGATGACAGCGAATACATCCAGAATACCGCATGGTTTGAACGGCAATTGATCGACAGCCAGCTTGTTGCCGAACTCGAATTTGGGGATCTGAATGTCGACCTGCGCGGCGGTTTTGCCCAAACCAAGCGCGAGGCCCCATATGAATACAGCTTTACCTATGTTCGCACCAACAACGCCAATGACCCACTGGGCGACAAATTCATCAACGTGCTTGATCGCCAGACGGGTAGTGCATCGGTTGCCTTTTCCAACCTCAAAGAAGATTTGTGGTATGGCGGGATAGATTTCAGCTATCCGGCAACCGACTGGCTGCGACTGACCACCGGCTATGCCTATACCAACACCGACCGGCTCTCCTCGAGGCGCGAATTCCTGTTTGATGCAGGGGCCAATTTCGATGATGCGGTCGGAGCGCTTCGCCCCGATCTGCTGCTGGGCGATGCGGTTATCGATTATTACGGCATTGGGTTAATTGAAACGACCCAATCCGATCCGGCATTTTCGGCCGGGCTGGAAATCCATGCCGGATATCTCAAAACCGTGATCCAGCCGCTCTATGGTGTCACGATGGATCTGGGCGTTCGTTATGAAGACGCGGTGCAGACCGTGAACCCGGTCGAAGTGTTCGCGACACCCACCAACTCGGGCAGCTCGACCTTCCTTGCCAATGATTATTTCCTGCCCGGAGGCACTATCACGTGGGAGATCGGCGATTCGCTGCAATTCCGGGTCAATGCGTCCAAGACCATCGCCCGTCCGCAATTTCGCGAGCTGATATTCCAGACCTATTTCAACCCGGAAACGAACCGGCAATTCAACGGCAACCCGTTCCTGGTCGACAGCCGATTGACCAATGCCGAAGCGCGCGCCGAATATTATTTCGGACGCGGCAACCGCATTTCGCTCGCAGGTTTTTACAAAGACATCAAAAACCCGATCGAAGTGTTCTCCAGCTTTTCCGACAACGTCCAGGTCAGCGGCTTTGCCAATGCCCCCAAAGCGTCGCTTTATGGGGCGGAGTTCGACATTCAATATGGCTATGATCTGATCGATCTGGGCGGGTCGTTTGAAAGCAAGCGCGCTATTGTCGTGGCCAATTACACCTACACCCAGTCCGAACTGCAAGTCACACAAAACGACATTGCCCGCGTGTTTCCCTTTGCCGATCAGCCAGCAACCAATTTCTTCCGCAACGGTGTGCCGCTGACGGGGCAATCAGATCATCTGGTCAATCTGCAATTGGGCATCGAAGACCTCGATAAATTGCAGCAATTTACGATCCTGATGTCTTACGCTAGCCAGCGCGTGACCAGCCGCGGCACGGCGGCACTGCCCGACATCCTCGAAGATCCGGGATTAAGCGTTGACCTTGTGGCGCGGCAGGAAGTCAAGCTGGGCAGCCGCCCGTTTGAACTCAAATTAGAGGCGCGCAATATCTTTGGCCGGGACAATTTCGAATTCCAATCCAACGGCGCCAACCGGATCGAGATTAACAGCTATCAATTGGGGCAAAGCTTCAGCCTGTCGCTCTCGACAGAATTTTAGCGGGATTGATTTGCGGGTGCCATTCTTCACCGGCATCCGCAATTTGACACTCTGCGGCTTCGCTAAAGGTCGAACACATAGCCCATGGTCCGGATAGTCCGCAGTGGATCTCCAGCACCGGCCGCGCGCAAGGAACGGCGCAATCGGCCAATCCAGACATCAACTGTCCGGTCGTCAACCAGCGGTTCCTGTTTGCCGATCCCAACAATCAATTCCTGCCGCGACAACATCCGGTTGGAATTTTCTGCGAAAAACCGAAGCAAGCGGAACTCATTGGGCCGCAATTCTATCATCGTTCCTCGCCACATCGCTTTCAACGCGGTCATATCAATCACCAGATTACCTTGTGAAAATAGATGCGGGGCGTGGCGCCGCTGCTGCGATTGCAGGGCCATGACCCGATCGAGCACTGTGGTCCGGCCCAGCGGTCCGGTGATGTAATCATCCGCCCCGGCCTTCAAAGCTCGGCGGCGATCATCCAGATCATCATTGTCTAACACGATCGTGATATGCGCATCGGCGGTGCGCGGGTCGGCGCGCATCCGGCGGCACATTTCCAGGCCCGAAAGATCATCCATGACCCAATCGATAAACGCCCAGACCGAACCTTCTACAAGCCTCTTTGGTCCTTCAGGTCCAATCCGGTCGAACACGAAACGAACCGTGTCATGCTGAAAATCCTCCAGACTTTCGCCCAGATGGGCAGTCACGAAAATATTGACGATTTCCATACGCGTCATGCCCCTTGTCACAGCAAAGGATGCCGCGCTGATATGACGCAACCATGACAATCATGATGTTTGATGGTCCGGCAATGCAATTTCTTCGCTGCGCAATTGCCGCGCGTAGAACCAGCCGATGCCGATCAGGCTGAAACCCAGCGCAACAAAGGACGCAATCCGGATCAACCCCTCCAGCCCGTTGGCATCGAAAAGGAACACTTTCAGCACCGCACCCAACATCAACACAAGCGAACCGACCCGCCAGCTGCGGCTGTGTTTCCGCGTGCCCCAAATCAAGAAGCCAATGGCGACCAGAATGCCCACAAGCGACCTAAGCAAATCCTCGGTCTGGCCAACCGGCAGCCCGTCAAGGATGGTTCCGGCGAACAGATGCCTAAGCTCCGACAAGCACATTAGGCCGATCAATAGCATAAGCGCGGCATCGAACAGACACCGAACGATCCAGCCCAGGCTCTTTGCTGCCTCTGCAAGCAGAACAATTGCAATACCCCCCACCAGATAGGCCGGGATCAACAGATTCGCAGCTGGCCAAGGGCCAACGGCCTGCTGTGACCAGAGCGGATTGTGCCACCCTAGCGTAAAGATCGCGAAATGCGCCAAAGCGATGCCATAGAGGGCAATGCTGACCGGCTTTGCCCAGCTTTGTGCCGCTGCAAACCGCGCGATGGCGAGGCCCGGCCCGAGCAGCATCGCGCCCCATATTGTCCGTTCTGCAAGACCGGAATTGATAAAGGCCGCAGAACTTTGCAATGCAAGAATCTGCTTGAAGGCGATATGGCCCGCGACCGCCGTCACCATGCCAAAAGCAATCATGATTGGCCATTTCCAGTCACCAAACCCAGTAGACCTGCTCCCGATCAATAGTGCCAGCGCGACCATAAGCGGTGCTACGTCCAGGCCCAGAACCCTCCAGGCCAGATCGCCAGCGATCAACATGGGCTCTCCATAAAGAGCCGCGAGGCCTTCCATTATCCAAATGGACAGGGGCTCCGCAGCCCAAAGCAACGCAACGAAGGTAGCGGTAAGGCGCGCGGACTTACGCTCTGCTTGCAATGCTGCGAGCGCGAGGGCAATCAAGGCAGCACACCAGGCCAGCAAATCGCCACTCAGCATTTGGGCTGCTGCGCCGTATGCTAGGATGGTTGCGATAGCTTCTGCTGCATAGGTTACGGGGCGTATCCGGGCATGGATGGCGAATGCAAGGAAGGGAAGTGCCGCAGCAATCCACCTAATCACCCCGCGCACCATATCGGCATCGGTGGTCTGCCCGCCCAGACGGGCCGCTTCCGCATAGCTGCCCGGCGATATCAGCAGCGCGATAAGTGTCAGGACAGAACCGAAACAAGCCAGAGCAAACAAGCCCCTATCCTGCCTGCGCCAGCAAAGGCCAGTTGCGCCCAATGCAATGGCTGCCAGCACCAGCGGGGCCATCCATGCCGGCGTGGCGATCAAACCCGCCAGTGTCAGACCCAATGTCGCGATCGTGCAATTGGCCAAAGCGCCAAGCCGAAGCGGCTTATCATTCGGCTGCCACCCTAACCAAGCCGCTGCAATCGGCAGAACGCTGATCGCGACCATAGCCATTGTCAGCAAAGGCAAGGATGCAGCCCAACCAAACTGCAGCAAAGTCACCGCCATAAGGCCGAACGAGAATCCGGCGATTTGGTAGCTGTCGATTGTGCGATGAGCCTTTCGCCAGATGTTGGCAATCGGCACCCCGGCAAAGATCGCCGCGAATGCTGCCGCGACCAACGCGAAGTTCTGCCCTGTTGGAACATGCCACAGACCAAGCATCACCAGCCCGGTAAAGCCCGCAAATGCGCTGGCCTCGCGCAGGCGGGGTTCTCTCCAGGCAAAGACCGCAAGCGCCGACGCAAGCAGGCCAAACAGCCCCCAACCCAGCATCGAATAGGCCGATTGCTGGATCATCGCGGCCAGTTGCAAGGCCGCCAACGCCGCAGCACCGGTCCGCAAGATCGGATGCGCGCCTAGGCCGCCTTCGGTCTTATCATCAGCATCGTCGGTTCTTGCCAAGGCGGGCACAATTGCACCGAGCACAACCATGAAACCGCCGAAAGCAAGCATGTCGGTTGTGCCGGTGATGCTGGTTAGCAGCATCAAACAACCCCAGCCCAATCCGCCAGCCAGCGCGGCCAAACCAAGCCAACTGCGCCCCTGCCGGTTTCCGGCATAGGTCAATCCGCCGGTGACGAGCGAGAGATACAAAGCGAGAATCGGAAGGTTGGCCTGATCGCT is part of the Pontixanthobacter gangjinensis genome and encodes:
- a CDS encoding TonB-dependent receptor domain-containing protein — encoded protein: MTRSSNLTTRQQITALLLLSTALTFPAAAFAQDAGATPEPDSQEEAVVAQQPEEEVETEISIPGGEIVVTGRLNRDVTRSSTQVVTVLSSEEIARTGEGDIAGALGRVTGLSVQGNGFVFVRGLGDRYSLALLNGLPLPSPQPLSRVVPLDIFPTSIVASSLVQKTYSANFPGEFGGGVINLTTRAVPDEGFFKISAGISGDEQTTLSAGLDFYGSDYDWAGFDDGTRNIPPALQSFFDSGSRLSDLGVDQQEIAKQLGNPNLVLVQKIQQIPVNFSGGLTAGDAWDFGSDGRFGIIANASLNNKWRTRSIVKQSAVNSDLDLDSDFRDFVTDNRILVNGLLGFGLELGQHKIRFTNLYIRDSLKQSRLSTGTDFQDDDSEYIQNTAWFERQLIDSQLVAELEFGDLNVDLRGGFAQTKREAPYEYSFTYVRTNNANDPLGDKFINVLDRQTGSASVAFSNLKEDLWYGGIDFSYPATDWLRLTTGYAYTNTDRLSSRREFLFDAGANFDDAVGALRPDLLLGDAVIDYYGIGLIETTQSDPAFSAGLEIHAGYLKTVIQPLYGVTMDLGVRYEDAVQTVNPVEVFATPTNSGSSTFLANDYFLPGGTITWEIGDSLQFRVNASKTIARPQFRELIFQTYFNPETNRQFNGNPFLVDSRLTNAEARAEYYFGRGNRISLAGFYKDIKNPIEVFSSFSDNVQVSGFANAPKASLYGAEFDIQYGYDLIDLGGSFESKRAIVVANYTYTQSELQVTQNDIARVFPFADQPATNFFRNGVPLTGQSDHLVNLQLGIEDLDKLQQFTILMSYASQRVTSRGTAALPDILEDPGLSVDLVARQEVKLGSRPFELKLEARNIFGRDNFEFQSNGANRIEINSYQLGQSFSLSLSTEF
- a CDS encoding DUF2339 domain-containing protein, encoding MEILLLVLLGGALVYLWRRSDALEANIRSLEEQIDSLRRRLPVSQPSELKPGEAGVARGLPLPVPAAPMLKAKAQAKTGKVAGPIPASRMAAEAEDLEEAKPEPAEPTLQFKVPFKLPGPKFDFEDVFGRLLPIWAGGITLAIAGFFLVKYSIESGLLGPQVRVALGFLFGTALLGGAEAAYRNEGRISDPRVRQALAGAGLATMYANFYLAGSLYGLVGSTISFLGMAGVTGAAIALSFRFGLPSAILGLIGGFAAPMLVGSDQANLPILALYLSLVTGGLTYAGNRQGRSWLGLAALAGGLGWGCLMLLTSITGTTDMLAFGGFMVVLGAIVPALARTDDADDKTEGGLGAHPILRTGAAALAALQLAAMIQQSAYSMLGWGLFGLLASALAVFAWREPRLREASAFAGFTGLVMLGLWHVPTGQNFALVAAAFAAIFAGVPIANIWRKAHRTIDSYQIAGFSFGLMAVTLLQFGWAASLPLLTMAMVAISVLPIAAAWLGWQPNDKPLRLGALANCTIATLGLTLAGLIATPAWMAPLVLAAIALGATGLCWRRQDRGLFALACFGSVLTLIALLISPGSYAEAARLGGQTTDADMVRGVIRWIAAALPFLAFAIHARIRPVTYAAEAIATILAYGAAAQMLSGDLLAWCAALIALALAALQAERKSARLTATFVALLWAAEPLSIWIMEGLAALYGEPMLIAGDLAWRVLGLDVAPLMVALALLIGSRSTGFGDWKWPIMIAFGMVTAVAGHIAFKQILALQSSAAFINSGLAERTIWGAMLLGPGLAIARFAAAQSWAKPVSIALYGIALAHFAIFTLGWHNPLWSQQAVGPWPAANLLIPAYLVGGIAIVLLAEAAKSLGWIVRCLFDAALMLLIGLMCLSELRHLFAGTILDGLPVGQTEDLLRSLVGILVAIGFLIWGTRKHSRSWRVGSLVLMLGAVLKVFLFDANGLEGLIRIASFVALGFSLIGIGWFYARQLRSEEIALPDHQTS
- a CDS encoding lytic transglycosylase domain-containing protein, with product MILKTLVRLSFGIGLAITSVQASADVMEINDDGARWIAGGSISVPDANLASADIIADAELVELAADFHVPPQAIANAAAQAGLVPAQYVAKVQELAGRFDLSPALIEAVVWQESRWRADAVSPVGARGLAQLMPGTARELGVNPHDPFANLEGGARYLRQQLARFDGNLEHALAAYNAGPGRVIRSGGVPNIRETKLYVAAIMGRLASHSRSVM
- a CDS encoding response regulator transcription factor, giving the protein MEIVNIFVTAHLGESLEDFQHDTVRFVFDRIGPEGPKRLVEGSVWAFIDWVMDDLSGLEMCRRMRADPRTADAHITIVLDNDDLDDRRRALKAGADDYITGPLGRTTVLDRVMALQSQQRRHAPHLFSQGNLVIDMTALKAMWRGTMIELRPNEFRLLRFFAENSNRMLSRQELIVGIGKQEPLVDDRTVDVWIGRLRRSLRAAGAGDPLRTIRTMGYVFDL